A region from the Acyrthosiphon pisum isolate AL4f chromosome A1, pea_aphid_22Mar2018_4r6ur, whole genome shotgun sequence genome encodes:
- the LOC103309572 gene encoding translocon-associated protein subunit beta, whose amino-acid sequence MYSLKSFVIVALICTSLTVSSQNADSQQARLLVSKQVLNKLLVQDSDILVKYTIYNVGSVPATNVVLQDSGFPDEAFATVKGNLNIRFNRIPSGANVTHAVVIKPLTYGRFNFTAAVVQYKSSEGAEEPQFAISSEPGEGYIISYAEYDKKFSPHLLDWFVFAIMTLPAVVGPFMLWWVSKSKYELILKQKREKLSKD is encoded by the exons aTGTATTCATTAAAGTCATTTGTAATTGTAGCACTAATTTGCACGTCTTTAACCGTATCCAGCCAAAATGCTGACAGTCAACAAGCCCGGTTATTAGTATCCAAACAAGTTCTTAACAAGTTACTAGTTCAAGACTCTGACATCTTAGTTAAA taTACCATTTACAATGTGGGAAGTGTGCCGGCGACAAATGTTGTACTACAAGACTCAGGATTCCCTGATGAAGCATTTGCCACAGTCAAAGGAAATTTGAATATTCGTTTTAACAGAATTCCATCTGGTGCAAATGTTACTCATGCTGTTGTCATAAAACCTCTTACATATGGACGATTCAACTTCACAGCTGCAGTTGTACAATACAAATCATCAGAAGGAGCTGAAGAGCCACAATTTGCAATAAGCAGTGAACCTGGTGAAGGATACATCATCAGTTATGCTGAATACGACAAGAAATTCTCCCCTCatttg cTTGATTGGTTTGTATTTGCAATAATGACTCTGCCAGCTGTGGTAGGACCATTCATGTTGTGGTGGGTTAGCAAGAGCAagtatgaattaatattgaaacaaaaacgTGAAAAATTGTCTAAagattaa